A genomic segment from Chitinophaga flava encodes:
- a CDS encoding DUF7674 family protein, with the protein MLPDSKISQLIGLQIPGLSFPMQQLTTKERVSKVIHTFADYTGNMIRHEQLQEVKRCFTIAGVLYRNGSNSLRNAIESVFMYALSPLLCTQHRDMLPSSLRTVRIQHLQTIAL; encoded by the coding sequence ATGTTACCAGATTCGAAAATCTCACAATTGATCGGTTTACAGATCCCTGGTCTGTCGTTTCCTATGCAACAGCTGACGACCAAGGAAAGAGTGAGTAAAGTAATTCACACTTTTGCCGACTATACCGGCAACATGATCCGTCATGAACAATTGCAGGAAGTGAAACGTTGTTTTACCATTGCAGGGGTATTATATCGCAATGGCAGCAATTCCTTGCGTAATGCTATTGAAAGTGTGTTTATGTATGCGTTATCTCCTTTGTTATGTACGCAGCACCGGGACATGTTACCATCTTCTCTCAGAACTGTCAGGATTCAACATTTACAAACAATAGCACTTTAA
- a CDS encoding potassium-transporting ATPase subunit F — protein MTALFVLSILVFAYMVYVLLKPEKF, from the coding sequence ATGACCGCATTATTTGTGCTTTCAATATTGGTTTTCGCATACATGGTGTATGTGCTGCTGAAACCGGAGAAATTCTGA
- a CDS encoding PorT family protein, translated as MTAILTLFSIAVFAQDSTVAKYRYQHEIAIDVANILTFLKKNANSYTANYRWHYHPKRALRASLNLEVSDNPVMGWAPELRVGHQWGGTIDNWTLYGGSDVSLAYFHANSLKSHIWRYGVSPVVGVRYFFNKHVSLSTEISLNCMFHKVTEEGSFDPDAGKSFYEIRFGSVGAFMISYHFGRKKV; from the coding sequence GGACAGTACGGTGGCGAAATACCGTTATCAGCACGAGATTGCCATAGACGTGGCCAATATCCTTACTTTCCTGAAAAAAAATGCTAATTCCTACACTGCTAACTATCGCTGGCATTATCATCCTAAAAGAGCCTTGCGGGCCTCGCTCAATCTGGAGGTATCCGATAACCCTGTGATGGGATGGGCTCCCGAACTAAGAGTAGGACATCAATGGGGAGGTACCATCGATAACTGGACGTTATATGGTGGCTCCGATGTATCGCTGGCATACTTCCATGCCAATTCGCTCAAATCCCATATATGGCGCTATGGTGTAAGCCCGGTGGTAGGGGTTCGTTACTTCTTTAACAAACATGTTTCCCTGTCTACCGAGATCTCGTTAAATTGTATGTTTCACAAGGTCACGGAGGAAGGATCATTTGATCCTGATGCCGGCAAATCATTTTATGAAATCCGGTTTGGTTCCGTGGGTGCGTTTATGATCAGTTACCATTTTGGACGTAAGAAGGTATAA
- the kdpA gene encoding potassium-transporting ATPase subunit KdpA: MTTEILGVIATYGLTLLLAWPLARYIVKVFRGDKTWSDFMAPLERLFFKISGINPKEEMTWKEHLKALLTINMVWFVYAFFVLMFQDKLPLNPDGNPGQSADLAFNTAISFVVNCNLQHYSGETGVTYFTQLFVLAFLQFVSAATGIAALIVVFKAMKEKTTTKLGNFWDIFLKTITRILLPISVVIALILVFNGTPASFDGKDTVVTMQGDTVNVSRGPAAGFIAIKHVGTNGGGWFGANSAHPLENPSYVTWMTEMFAQVVIPIAMVFALGMFINRRKFAYVIFGVMTIGMICLLVPTMQSEINGNPAIAHMGIQQATGAMEGKEVRFGPAATGYWSTVTTIISTGSVCGWHDSTMPMTGMMQLLGMMLNCFYGGCGVGILNYYIFIIIAVFISGLMVGRTPELMGHKLEAREVKIAAIITLLSPFLILAGTALSSWVLAHHPDANWAMKPSAWLNNPNYHGFSEMLYEYTSANANNGSGFEGLGDGNVFWNVTTGFVLILGRFLPIIGPVAIAGLMASKKYIPASAGTLRTDSITFGAMTFAVIIILTALSYFPALALGPIAEYFSL; the protein is encoded by the coding sequence ATGACTACTGAAATTTTAGGCGTTATTGCCACCTATGGACTAACATTACTACTGGCCTGGCCACTGGCGAGGTATATCGTAAAGGTATTCAGGGGAGATAAAACCTGGTCCGACTTTATGGCGCCGCTGGAGCGTCTGTTCTTCAAAATTTCCGGCATCAATCCCAAAGAGGAAATGACCTGGAAAGAGCACCTCAAAGCACTCCTGACCATCAACATGGTGTGGTTTGTTTATGCCTTTTTTGTACTGATGTTCCAGGATAAGCTGCCGCTGAATCCGGATGGTAACCCCGGACAATCGGCCGACCTGGCATTTAACACTGCTATTAGCTTCGTTGTAAACTGTAACCTGCAACACTATTCAGGTGAAACAGGTGTTACTTACTTCACACAGCTGTTTGTGCTGGCCTTCCTGCAGTTCGTAAGTGCTGCCACCGGTATCGCCGCACTGATCGTGGTTTTCAAAGCCATGAAAGAAAAAACCACTACCAAGCTGGGTAACTTCTGGGATATCTTCCTCAAAACAATCACCCGCATCCTTTTACCTATATCTGTCGTTATTGCACTGATACTTGTTTTTAACGGTACTCCTGCCAGCTTCGATGGTAAAGATACCGTAGTAACCATGCAGGGTGATACTGTGAACGTATCCCGCGGACCAGCTGCCGGATTTATTGCCATCAAACACGTTGGAACCAACGGTGGTGGCTGGTTTGGTGCCAACTCCGCTCACCCGCTGGAAAACCCCAGCTACGTAACCTGGATGACTGAAATGTTTGCACAGGTTGTCATACCTATCGCCATGGTGTTTGCACTGGGCATGTTCATCAACCGCCGCAAGTTTGCCTATGTGATTTTCGGGGTGATGACCATCGGGATGATATGCCTGCTGGTACCGACCATGCAATCGGAAATAAACGGAAACCCTGCTATTGCGCATATGGGCATACAACAGGCCACCGGCGCCATGGAAGGTAAAGAGGTCCGTTTTGGACCCGCTGCCACCGGCTACTGGAGCACTGTTACCACCATCATCTCTACCGGCTCCGTATGTGGCTGGCACGACAGCACTATGCCAATGACCGGTATGATGCAATTACTGGGTATGATGCTGAACTGCTTCTATGGCGGTTGTGGCGTAGGTATCCTCAACTATTACATCTTTATCATCATCGCCGTCTTTATCTCCGGGCTGATGGTAGGTCGTACACCTGAGCTGATGGGCCACAAGCTGGAAGCCCGCGAAGTGAAGATCGCAGCAATTATTACGCTGTTGTCTCCTTTCCTGATCCTGGCTGGTACGGCGCTCTCCTCCTGGGTGCTGGCACATCATCCGGATGCTAATTGGGCGATGAAACCATCTGCATGGCTCAACAATCCCAACTATCACGGATTCTCAGAGATGCTGTATGAATACACTTCAGCCAATGCCAACAACGGTTCCGGCTTTGAAGGACTGGGCGACGGTAATGTGTTCTGGAACGTAACCACCGGCTTTGTGCTGATACTGGGACGATTCCTGCCCATTATCGGACCGGTGGCTATCGCTGGTCTGATGGCTTCTAAAAAATACATTCCTGCTTCTGCCGGTACACTGAGAACAGACTCGATCACCTTTGGCGCAATGACTTTCGCGGTGATCATCATCCTGACTGCGCTGTCTTATTTCCCGGCACTGGCATTAGGCCCGATAGCAGAGTACTTCTCCTTGTAA